Below is a genomic region from Miscanthus floridulus cultivar M001 chromosome 1, ASM1932011v1, whole genome shotgun sequence.
AGCGGGCTAATATGCACCGAATAAAGATTTGTGTTGACTGTTGAGTCTTGTTTTGGCACACCGTCCCTTTGGGGGCCTAGTCGTGGTGTGGAAAAGGTGAGCCGGGCGTGAAGGCGACAACGCCACTTCGGTGAAATTTCACATGATCAATGGATGCTACAACTGTGCCGGGCGTGGAACGGGAAGGAGCTGCGAAGCAGCTGCTGCGTGCTCCAGGGAATCGGTGTGTGTTGGTGCTTGGCTCGTTGACGAGCTTTGGTTGGTCTAGTCGTGCTTGACAGCTCGAGTGATTTGGCATCTTCATAATTCTCCTTTTGTGGTCCAGCCGTCCAGGCGTTGTGTTGTGCCACTGTCGATCATGGGGGTTTGAGATTGACGCGACCCGAATGTGAATGCGCGAGCCCGATGAGAATCCATTGATTTGTGTTTGGCGCTTGGCAAATCGGCGCTTGACCGGCGTTGCGCTTAGACGGGCAAGTCGTCGCCTGCGCCTAGCAAATCCACACGCGTTGGCTTGCTTTCTCGAGCTGGCAAGTCATGGCCGATTTGGTGCGTGAAATGGCGTCGAGAGCGGCGGCGACTGCAGGTCTAGTAGTCTGTGGTCCGATTGTGATGCGTCAGACTATTCTTTGTGAAGGAGCCATTCAGCAATGCAGCAATTCATACCGACAGACATGCTGCGGACAGCTCTCAACAAACTACAGCATCACAAAGCCATAGTAGTAAACTCACGCCTTTCGAGATTAATTTCTCAGTTCTCTCAACAACAGCATCACAAAGCATTTTGCATAAcgtgaccgatgaaatgaaatgaaattaaaggTGTTAAAACGACTGTTAAAGATCAAGCTCTTCTTTGCTCGAATGTCCGACATTTCCCAGTTCTCACAACACACATATTCCTGTAAGGCACATCGAGAGGTAAAATTACTAGAAAGACGCACCCTaccggagcaaaaaaaaaaaaaactcgccaTTTCACTTCGCCGGCGGCCCCGGCCACGTGCTGATCCGCTCCTTCTCGTACTTGACGAAcagcgcggcggccgcggcgatgGTGTACGCCTGCAGGAACAGCGTGGCCGGCTGGTGGTACTTCACCAGGGCCTGCCCGGAGCCCAGCTCCACGAGCAGCACCGCTGCGAGGCCCACCGCGGCCAGCGCGCCGTTGAGCCGCTCGCTGTACGCGGTGAAGCCGAACTCGACGGGCGCGCCGAGCGCCGACCGGGGCTCCCGCAGCGGCACAGGCGGGAGCGTCACGGCGTTGGCGGACGCGGACGACGCCGCGCCCTTCTTCTTGCGCGCGCCGCGCTTCTTGGGCCCGACGCGGGACTTGATCTGTAGGACGCGCTGCTCGAAGTCGTCGTCCGCGGTGGCCGTCTTGGTAGCAGCCGGGGGTGTCTGCTCCTGGTCGGCTGCTGCGGTGTCCTCGCCGGAGGAGGCCGCACGGGGAGGGAACGGCAGTAGCAGCAGGGCGCGGTGCCGGAGAGGGGAGCGGAGGGTGGTGGGAGCGAACGGGCTGGAGAGCGGCGTCGCCATTGCTCCTCTTGGCGCGTGCACGCACCAGCACTTCATGGCGCGGGCGCGAGCGGGTGCCTGCAGCTTGCTTCTCGTCTTGGTCTGGCTGGCCTCTGCTTTTGGATAGGGTCTTGGTTGGTTGGCTGGCGAGTGGCTCCGGTGGTTGCACGGTGCATTGAAAACTGCCTCATGCAGCGTTGCGGTCGTGTGATGAGATATTTTTCCGTTAGAAAATTCGGGCCAAAATAGCTCGGCTTGTATGCGTCGCTGTCACGTTCACAGTTCGGCCTCCTTTTCCTATGGGCTTCTGCGTTTCTGCCCGTAGGACCTATTTGGCACGGCTCATGTCGGTTTCGGTTTCATCTATTTTGCACAAATCGAGGTACTATAGCATGAAGCCGTTttataagccggggttaaaatgaactagaagccgaaaaaaaccagtttttctggcttcaccgactTTAGTTTCACAGGTAAAATaattttggatgagccgtgccaaaaggAGCTGTAGTCTCCATGCAGACACACGCCCGGGCTAAAAATGTAATGGGCCTTTAAACCCACCACATTAGCACGATTCTGTTTTAGATACTATAGTCGTCTCTTCAGTCACTGAGCGGTGAACGCATTTAACCTCACAAAACCCATTAGCTCCTGAGATGGAAGCCGTGTCCACGTCGGCAGAATGACCGTTAGATCTCCCAATCCGACGGCCCAGGCCCCCAGCAAGAATTTTCTAGAATCGGCTTCGGATTACACTGTGGGCTTTCTCCAGCTTCTCCACCGATTTCTTGTGTTACGACCGTTCCCTCCTAGCTTCTCTACAGAATCATAGCTCCCAAATATATAGTTAGGACTCCAGCTTCTTCCGTCCTCGGCCCATACTCTTCCCGACCCCGACGTCTTCCCGCACCACGGCGCCTAGGCCGCTCCCGACGCCGTCTTCCCttcctctctcctctccctctccctctccctctcccccggCGTCGCGGTGTGCCTGCCGGGCCCCAAAGCCGCCGCCTCACCGCGCGGCGCGCTGCCTGGGCGACGGCGCCGCCGGTTTGGTGCACGGCGGCGCGCGTGGACCCCGGCGGCAGCCGTCCCCACCATGGCACGACGCTAGCAGGCACCGCCGGTGGCTGCCGGTGTGGCTGCCCCACGGCGCTGACTGCTCCCGCCGGTCTGCGTGTGCTCCACGAAACCCTAACTCCCTGTGCTTGACGACCGCGAGCTGCTCCCGGCGACGCGACCGCTCGGATCCTCAGCATTGGACTGTTAACAAGTAATGTGGTCATTGAATTATTGGTCTCACAACAATTTCTGTACAGTTAGTCAGTCTGCTAATGGTCTGTAGTGGATCTTGTGTAGGTGCAATTTTTACCTGACTATGGTGTATAAAATCGACTATTCAATTCTTCTGCTTTTATTTCAAATTCAGTTTTTGTTCCCTATATATCTAAATATCTGCCAACTTTTGATTGTAGGTATGTTCCCCAGTTTATGAATTTTGAAACTTTGATTTCACATTGAGGCAGTTCATGTACACTTTTTTTATTGCACTATGCGATGTGCAACCGAATAAGACCTAAAATGAATAGCGTAGAGCATCGACCTCGCTCTATCTGTTCTAGCACCAGTTAATACATGATTTCATTTGTTCTGACTAATTTTATGTGTTCCGCCTAATTTATGTAATTGTTTTTTATGTGTGCACAGGTTGTGCTGAATCTACTTCCTTTGCAAAGCACTGTTGCTGCAGGTATACATATATGTGTTGAGCCTTTGTAAATATGCCCATTTATTGCTGAATGTTAAATAGCTATTGCACTTATTTGGGGACTTTTATACCATACACAGTACTGTGAAATTTGTTTAATTTTGCTTGCAAGATAATCCATTTTGTTTTTTCATGTTGTCCCATTGTAACACATTATGATAGGATAGTTCCTGCGATTAATTGGTTCAGAGCCTTTTGAAACCAATTTTTCTGATAGTCTGctacttttttcttttttatcatTTTCGACTGACCCTCCTCCCTTTTAAACATGATGTCAGATGAAACAGTGCAGACTAAAAGGTGTCCGCGGAGAAAACTGTGCTAGGGACGGCAAGCACAAGGTGATTGATTTACAGGTTGGCAACTTGCTTAATGCCTCATTTGTAGTAAGGAATGCTTCTTTTCAATGCATGGTGTTCATACTAAGTACAAAAAATTCAGTCTCATGTCATCTAACAGTGGGGGCTTCCCCTACTGTTTTCCTGGTTAGAAAAAAAAGGGTTCTGTTTTGATTCCTTATATTGATCTGAGTTACCTTATGTTACCAGAATAGGATGTTGTTTGACTACTTTGTGAGATTTTAAAAAGTAATGTTGTAAATTTGCTAGGGTCTGCTCATTAGCTATTCAAACCACAGTGCTTCAAATGAAATTAGGCTCATTATTTGATCATTGTTAACCAGAAATAGAAGTACGACTATCAGGCTAAAAAAATCCTTTTCCCGCTATAAAAAAGGACCATCTGCTTAGCATACTAATACTATCTAGGATATGTAATTTTAGTGTCTGCAATTCTAGCTTCAATGCATTTTTTATTAGAAGTTGTCCTGAATGTAAAGCTACAGGAAAAAATAGATAGTGGCTTAATATCCCAGAGGAAGCACAATGTTCTTAAAAGTGACAATTGTCTTGCTGAATTCAGCCGCAATGTCCTAACTTGGTGTTTCTCTCACATGGTTAGTAGTTTTGGTCTTGTCCTGCTACCATTCTTCTATGGTCTTTCCTGAGCTGACAGATGTTTCCTATGAATCATGTGTCTGAATTGCTAATATGTCCATGCTTTGGTTGCCATGTAATGAAAATAGATCTCTTTGTTCCGTCTCTGCGGATCCGTGGCATTAGCAAAGCATTATTCTCCCTTTTATGTTGCAAAGTGAtctttcaacaacaacaacaacaacaaagcctttaagtctcaaacaagttggggtaggctagagttgaaacccagtagaagcaatcaaggttcaggcacgtgaatagttgttttccaagcactcctatctaaggctaagtctttgggtatattccatccttttaagtctccttttactgcctctacccaagtcaacttcggtcttcctctgcctctcttcacgttactatcctggcttaggattccactacgcaccggtgtggATTTTGTACTACATATGTTGGATTCTTGAAAACTGCAATACTTTGCTTGTTACACAGTAAATTGTTAGTCCATACTTAGTTCATCAGACGACCTCAAATGGTTAGACCAATTATTTAAGTTTGAGTTACGCAATTACATGCTTTCCAGTCGACTTTGAGCCTAAAATAAATTGTTACTACATAAATAATTAGCCAATCCTTCTGCAACCAAACAGTTCTGCATGAACTGCTAATTTAGCAATGCAATTTTAGGGCTCTGCAGCCTCGGCTTATTCTTTTTTTCTGGTGATGCAAATTTATATCTATTTCTATGCACTGGGTGTGTTTTTCTGGTTGAATGGGCGGCCTAAAGTCACTGCACATGCTTCATAGAGTACCGTTCACATAATCAAAACCAATGATTAATCAGTTCTTAGCTATTTCATTTTTTCTAACACAAAAAACAATATTCAGGAATTGACcagttcagtttttttttttaatggaTATTGTTTTTACATTTCCAGTGCATACAAAAAAGGCATTAATGCAGACTTGGAATCTCATAAGCCATTGCAGCGTCAAACGAAACATATTTGGATGTCTGGCAAAACATATTTTAACAAGTATAGATCAAAGAAATCTATGCCTAAATTGTATGCATGTATACAAGTTAGTCCGGAAGGGATGCATGTGTTTGCTGGATTAGTTTTTTAATTCGGTGCTGAAACTCGAAATGTTCAGAACTCTGCACTGGCGCCATAATTTAGACATATAATCAGTTATAACTAATCTTAGTTTGTTCCTATACAGTGATGCGCCTCAGAATTTTTCCATGCCTGTATCACTATGTTTTCTCATTTGGGGCTAAAGCAAACTCAGGTTCCAGCTTATGAAAATAAGTTGTTGGTGGTCTGGTGGAGGATTTCGCAACAACAAAGTGAAAAATCTAGAAATGAAAGGTATGTGCTTCTCTCCATTATAATTCTTCACAGGCTCTTATTTCGTAGAGTTCCTGTCAGTGTCACATGGCCTTGTTACGAATTCTCTGTTCTTGAGATCATCAGGTTGTTAGGCTTTCGGCGCAAGCTAGAATGACATCGGTAATAACATGTCAAGCCCTTGTGAAAAAATCAGCTCTCCAGAAAGTGGTTAGTGACACATCTGTTTTTTCTTTATCTTCTACACAGTTTTTCTTATTTTGTTATGACCTTCCATTTGATTGAAATATTACGTGGTTGCATGAAATAGATATCCATAAACAACCCTCAAAGGGACCTTCCTGATCTGGTTGGTACCAAGATTGAGGAGCCTAAGAATGGTTCTAATGTGTTTTAAGGAGTCATGTTCTAATGGTACCTTTTAAAAAGCGATGAGAATAGCAATTTAAGATTCTGCCTTACTGCTATGGTAACCTCTAAAAAAACGATAACTTTAGTGCTTTAGGCTTGCGCATTACTGCCTCTGTAACTTATTGCTCAGCAATGTTACAACTCTTCTGATGTCGTTCACACTTCCAGTGACCACACATTCCATATGTACTTATCCCTATGCAGGAGGCGACTTATAACCCTATTATTGGCCTACTCTACAAAAGCTTAATCTCTAAATTTAATTTGCACAACCTTACCGCTGCTGTAGCCGTTTACTTATCAACATCGTCAGCCTCACAACATGTTTACATCTGTGCAGACACTTCTAACAATTCCACAATGGACACCTCAGACGACGACAATCAAGGCTGGGAATCCGACTGCAGCAACATGTCCCACTGATCGTTCCTACAGCTACCTCCAAGTGTAGAAGAGGCTCCAATCAAGTTGCATAGTTACTACAGTCCCCACTAGACGCTGCTGCATCTACTTGCTCCTAGCCTTGTATTATAGTTCAACCCGATGAACTGTAATGCTTTGGTATACCTACCGTACTTCGTGGTTTAGCAAGCCAGATCTTTCTTGGTATATATGTAGACCCAAAAACATGTGCTGCTAAACTCCTGCCAAGTGCTATACAGTTAGCTccatgtataatatttgtataATTATGCTTCAACCCGCTACTATATTAGTCCATATTATGCATGCCATGCAATGTCGAGTATACATTTCTGTGTCTTCGAATTTGTGCCCGCATTTGCGCCCGCGATGGCGCGCGCCCTGCCACTAGTTGCTATACAATGCTGTGTCGCATGTAATATTTCGGAGATAGTTCAcatggaaaaagaaaatagaaaagatatAAAAAAATAGTTTTACGAAACTGTTAGTTAGCAATTTTTTTTatgcgttcggaaggttgctttagaggtgcttggagtgaccaaagagAGCGGATGTTACTCGAAAGACACCTGGTGAAATAAaaatgtgcaaaaggctattaaggaaaatgAGTGCTATAAATGCTTGTGCTAGGACAGGTGTgtagacaacatagagaagtacaaggtgacaaagaaaaccacaaaacgagcggtgagtgaggcaaagggacGTGTCCATGAGGACCTTTGTCAACGTTTGAGGACGAAGGAAGAGGAGAAGaccatttataggatggctagggctcgcgataggaagacaaggaaCTTCAATCAAAttaagtgcataaaggatgagaaagagcagctcttggtgaaggggGATGAGATTAGGCATAGATGGtgagagtattttgataaattattcaatggtgagaacgagaacaccaacGTTCAACtagacgactcgtttgatgacactaacaggcgctttATGTGGAGGACTCAAGAATCGGAGGTCGGAGAAGCCCtaaaaaggatgaaagggggcaaagcgatgggccctaaaaaggatgaaagggggcaaagcgatgggcccggatggtatcccaatcaaggtgtagAGATGTCTCAGaaatatagctatagtatggctaaccaagatattcaataatatctttcgatcgaacaagatgtctgaggagtggagaagaagcatattggtaccaatctacaggAATAAGGGAGacatccaaagttgtactaattatcaaggaattaagttgatgagtcacactataaagctatgggagagagtcatcgagcagcgcctgaGAGGAATGACGCAGATATCTACGAACCAATTTGTTTTCATGCTCGGAAtatcaaccacagaagcaatcttcctaataagacaagttatggagcagtTCAGAGAGCAGAAGGACCtgcacatggttttcattgacttagagaaggcttatgacaagataccaagaaatattatatggtgggctttggacaagcATAAAGTCttatcaaagtacgtgaccctcatcaaggacatgtacaacaatgctgTGACTAATGTTCGAACAAATGATGGTAACACAacttacttcccgattaaaataggacttcatcaagggtcatcCTTGAGCCCGTACCTCTTTgctttggtaatggatgaggttaccagaaaCATTCAAGAGGATATACCTTGGCGTATGTTGTTtgctgatgatgtagtgctagtggacgaaagccagacgagagtaaataggaaactaaagttgtggcggcagacccttgagtctaaaggttttagattaagTAGAATTAAAATCGAATACATGATATGTGACTTTGGCGGAGTTGCATAAGAGGAGGGAAATGTGAATTtaaaaggtcaagtagtgcctaagaaggatacctatCATTACCTAGGATCGATGTTACAGAGAGGTAGAGacattgatgcggacgttagccatagaatcaaagcatggtggatcaagtggcgacaagctccTAGCGTTctttgtgacaagagggtaccacaaaagctaaaaggcaagttttatagaacgacgattagaccggctatgttgtatggagcagaatattggcctacaaagattcgtcATGTTCAATATCTGAGTGTtgtagaaatgcgtatgttgcgatgaatTTGTGGTCACACAAAAATGGACCGAGttaggaacgatgatatacgtgaccgCCTAGGGTTAGCACCAATtaaagaaaagcttatccaacatcggttgaggtggtttggtcaTGTCCAAAGGAAACCATCAGAGGCACCAGTGTATTGTAGAGTCCTAAGTCAAGCTAATAATGTGAGGAGATGTAGAGGTAGACCGAAATTAACATGGGGgagacaataaaaagagatttgaaagctttgGATATACCtaaagatctatgtttgaatatgagTGCTTGGACAGCAGCTATTGATGTGTCTGAATCGTGAATATGGGcttttggtgggtttcaactctaacctatcccaacttgtttaggacggacagactttgttgttgttgttgttgttgcgaaTTACACAAGTACAGACGCAGACGCTTAACACGTGGGCACACTCATCCCTATGAATATATGTATATAAACCCTACTCTTATGAGCACATTCGAAAGACTGTACCGGCACATCTCGAAATTGACAAAGTCACCGCAAACGCCTCGCTAAATTATGAACGTGCAAATAAGAGGATCCCAATTAGCATCCCAAGGTCTTGTTTCTTCCCTTTTTTTCTCCTTCTGGCTTTAATCTCCTCAAAAAGAGGATGtcaattcacaattattacacgATGAACCTATCAAAATTCAAAAAATACTACCGCCACATAGACAATGTGCATCATTGTTGAATTCTAACCGTAAAAGGGCATCCATGGGATGCACAAGTCCATAGCCATCGACTCCAAGGTGTAGTCGACTTGTAATGGCTCCATCTAGACCTCACATTGCTGCAATCACGTCCAGAGCTAAGTCTGTTTCCATGAACAAAACCTCTAAAAAAGTTTTGAATTGTTTTTTTTATCATAATCAACCAGTACCTCAATTTTGTTAGATATTTAGGTATTTTAAGGCATAATTTAATGTGCACATGTGATCTATTAGTAATAGCATACATGAACATATTGATCATAACAAATATAGTGTTAAAAACACTAAAAACAGTGTGTAAAGTAGTATACTCCAAGGCGGGACCAGTGTCGGAGGCATTGTCGATGCCATTCACATTGTTGACACAGTGTGTTGCGTGAAGTAGTGGACCACAAGCGATATAGGCACAGTGCAGTCCTATGAGCAACCACTAGGAACAAGATGTGCTTAGGTAGTGGTTTGCTGGGAAGAAAATGATGCAGTGGCAATCAACAGGAAGAAGACATCGCAGATCACCAGGAACAGGAGCAGTCGCGCGTTGCGCTCCTCGAAAACCTGATTCTCCCGCACACCTGAGCAGGTGCCGCAGATAGGCATAGGTTCCGGAGGCCTGCTCTTCCAATCTCTTTGTGCGCGCATAAGATCAGAACGGGGAAATTTGGAAAGCAGCATGAACAAAGAAAAGTGCGGTTgttctaagtgttgtttcatAATCTCTTTGTGGACGCCTACACTAACAACCAATTGGCTTCACTAGCACAGTCACCTTAGATATACAAGCAAATGGCCATACATGGTGGGTTTAAACGCGTATTTGAAGTTGGGCCAGTATTTAGAGCGAAATCAAATACACACTGTCATCTCTGCGAGTACATTGGCCTATATGTAGAAATGGAAATAAAGGACCACTATTTTGAGGTATGGGAGATACTATTGCTTTTTTACTAAAAAAATGCAATTATTCATTTGCTGAAGTAACAATGACAATGTATGACAGAGGTCTGCGATATTGTCCTTGTAAATTTGTTCAAACATCTAGAAGAGAAATACAAAGAAGATCTTGAAGTCATTAAAAGACAGCATCCATTTGAACCTGTAAAGGTACAGCGCAGTCGATTGAATTTGGTACTGTGCCTAGCTGATGAGCTAGCTTCATCTAATTGTGCCTACCTGATGAGCTAGCTTCATCTAATTGTTTAATTGATTTATGCAGTATCTGAATAAAAACATTGAAGCTTAGATATGATGAAGGAATTGGTACGCTCAAGGTATGTAATGTTGAAGTGTTGAATTGACATTGCCAAATACTGAGTAGTAAGTAGTCTTTTTTTCTAGATAATGATTGGATATTTATCTTATTGGCAAGAAGCTAGATTTCAAATTAACTACAGAGATGATCTTAACACTGAAGCAGAAAACAAACTAAGCCAACTTGTCCATGACAAGTATGTGGGTTATATTAATTTGAGAATGTACTAACTATTTTATTGTCGTTATATATATAAATCATCATTGTAATTTTTTTTAGGTATGCCAcagatttttttttcattctttatgaatACCCATTGCCCATTGTCCTTTCGACCTTTCTACACCATGCCGTGTTTGGACAGATAGTACAGTAACTCATTTGATGTCTTACTTGGAGGTGGggacattgaaaggtcctaatggctagagggggggtgaatagcctaataaaatttctacaacaacacttaacaaagtggttagacaattatgaggcgaagcaagtgttgcgctag
It encodes:
- the LOC136547274 gene encoding uncharacterized protein, which produces MKCWCVHAPRGAMATPLSSPFAPTTLRSPLRHRALLLLPFPPRAASSGEDTAAADQEQTPPAATKTATADDDFEQRVLQIKSRVGPKKRGARKKKGAASSASANAVTLPPVPLREPRSALGAPVEFGFTAYSERLNGALAAVGLAAVLLVELGSGQALVKYHQPATLFLQAYTIAAAAALFVKYEKERISTWPGPPAK